From a single Opitutaceae bacterium genomic region:
- a CDS encoding HAMP domain-containing sensor histidine kinase, translating to MDVDLTGRRGENREEREGDSMEQSLGFQSVVYFVGDGGGTFSRAVPTVPEGGAWHRHHFGTIVEFEQSLGVQRPDAVVTWPKVADGDAYRVLEAVRRRFSDVPVILLISSGIEPMRIGFDGVADPDLPDEIATALEVAIEDRMTPKLLALPSLEVRGGDDASRHSPHPIIRLSADGDVVDVNRAARLLCQSEGVPLDGWLPADHRIAARASFESGQTLANRVVSCHGHVISWTYVPDVEKGSVWAFGFDLSESMPSDHQFREAEIGESVRRMAAGISHDFNNILTVIKGYSELVLADPQLSERSHDHLEIAAQAADRAAALVARLMAFSQQQVLDRSDFDLNGLVESVLERHQELPIDHIELVRNLQGGLDRGHGDTALIVEALDSLVTNAVEAMPTGGRIRVSTRSAQTFDEGEGEARDWLVIDIEDNGRGIEARVIERIFDPYFTTRRAGRGTGLGLAAANGIIRQHGGRIEVRSEVAVGSCFTVWLPIHRR from the coding sequence ATGGACGTCGATCTGACGGGCCGGAGGGGCGAAAACCGGGAGGAACGGGAGGGCGATTCAATGGAACAGTCGTTGGGCTTTCAGTCGGTGGTCTATTTTGTGGGGGATGGCGGGGGCACGTTCAGTCGTGCGGTCCCGACGGTTCCGGAGGGCGGTGCCTGGCACCGACATCATTTCGGCACGATCGTCGAGTTCGAACAATCGCTCGGAGTCCAACGTCCCGATGCCGTCGTGACCTGGCCGAAGGTCGCTGACGGGGATGCCTACCGGGTGCTTGAGGCGGTGCGCCGCAGATTCTCCGATGTCCCGGTCATCCTCCTGATTTCGTCGGGAATTGAACCCATGCGGATCGGTTTCGATGGGGTGGCGGATCCGGACCTTCCGGACGAAATTGCGACGGCCTTGGAGGTTGCCATTGAAGATCGGATGACGCCAAAATTGCTCGCTTTGCCATCACTTGAGGTTCGAGGAGGAGACGATGCATCCCGGCACAGCCCGCACCCGATCATTCGGTTGAGTGCGGATGGTGACGTCGTCGACGTCAACCGGGCGGCCCGTCTTCTCTGTCAGAGCGAGGGGGTTCCGCTGGACGGTTGGCTCCCCGCGGATCACCGGATTGCGGCCCGGGCGAGCTTTGAGTCAGGGCAGACTCTGGCCAATCGGGTGGTTTCGTGCCACGGGCATGTCATCAGCTGGACCTATGTCCCGGATGTCGAGAAGGGTTCGGTCTGGGCGTTTGGGTTCGATCTTTCGGAATCGATGCCGTCGGATCATCAATTCCGGGAAGCCGAGATCGGTGAATCGGTCCGTCGGATGGCCGCGGGTATCTCCCACGATTTCAACAATATCCTGACGGTCATCAAAGGGTATTCCGAACTGGTCCTCGCCGATCCCCAACTGAGCGAGCGATCGCACGATCACCTGGAGATCGCGGCCCAGGCTGCGGACCGGGCGGCCGCGCTGGTCGCGCGCTTGATGGCTTTCAGTCAGCAACAGGTGCTTGATCGGTCTGACTTCGACTTGAACGGGCTGGTCGAAAGCGTGCTCGAGCGCCACCAGGAGTTGCCGATCGATCACATTGAGCTCGTGCGAAACCTTCAGGGTGGACTCGACCGCGGTCACGGGGATACCGCCCTGATTGTCGAAGCACTGGACAGTCTGGTGACCAATGCCGTCGAGGCGATGCCTACGGGCGGCCGGATTCGGGTTTCGACCCGCTCGGCGCAGACCTTCGATGAGGGGGAGGGCGAGGCGAGGGATTGGCTGGTGATTGACATCGAGGACAACGGTCGCGGAATCGAAGCCAGGGTGATTGAGCGGATTTTCGACCCCTATTTCACGACCCGCCGGGCCGGCCGCGGAACAGGACTGGGTCTGGCGGCGGCCAACGGAATCATCCGGCAGCATGGCGGCCGGATTGAGGTCAGATCCGAAGTCGCCGTGGGCTCCTGTTTCACGGTCTGGTTGCCGATCCATCGACGTTAG
- a CDS encoding TonB family protein — protein MKPKNATGAFIASVILHGGLAGLAILLMLFKPPEKPEPAIFEMVSIPEQTDTTEESVDIAFEPLPAEPVVIPIPEPIPEPPPVVEKKPEPKPEPKPVEKKPEPPPKQISYEEFVKKQGAPKEQKPRPVAPKPITVPKIDTSRILDNLRNIMVDTTSLSRMSQSEMNALDAYFARLREQLKRAWAKPEGLSDRLQCDVQFDVSSSGVLSGARVVSASGNPEFDRSVLAAFAAVRKFGPTPDGRSYPARVTFRMTD, from the coding sequence ATGAAACCAAAGAATGCCACCGGAGCGTTCATCGCATCGGTCATCCTCCACGGGGGATTGGCGGGCCTGGCCATTCTTTTGATGCTTTTCAAACCACCGGAAAAGCCGGAACCGGCGATATTCGAAATGGTATCGATTCCCGAGCAGACCGACACGACGGAGGAGAGTGTGGATATCGCCTTCGAGCCCCTGCCGGCTGAGCCGGTGGTGATCCCGATCCCGGAACCCATTCCGGAGCCCCCGCCGGTGGTGGAGAAGAAACCGGAGCCCAAACCCGAACCGAAACCCGTGGAGAAGAAGCCGGAGCCTCCGCCCAAGCAGATTTCCTACGAGGAGTTCGTGAAGAAGCAGGGGGCGCCCAAGGAACAGAAGCCGCGGCCCGTCGCCCCCAAGCCGATCACCGTCCCGAAGATCGACACCTCGCGGATTCTCGACAATCTTCGTAATATCATGGTGGATACGACATCATTGAGCCGGATGTCCCAGTCCGAGATGAACGCGCTCGATGCCTATTTCGCCCGTCTCCGGGAGCAGTTGAAGCGGGCCTGGGCCAAGCCCGAGGGTCTCAGCGACCGCCTGCAATGTGATGTGCAGTTTGATGTTTCCTCGAGTGGGGTTCTCAGCGGTGCACGGGTTGTTTCGGCCTCGGGTAATCCGGAATTCGATCGCAGCGTGCTGGCCGCCTTTGCCGCCGTGCGCAAGTTCGGTCCCACCCCGGACGGCCGAAGCTACCCGGCGCGGGTGACGTTTCGGATGACGGATTAG
- a CDS encoding polyphosphate kinase 2 family protein, with product MPKRVPCLKPLPLDEPVELRKIDPAQRGLFNPGKSDSRSALDSLCRELAGLQRLVYAEHKHAVLLVLQGMDTSGKNGTIRNVFHLADPVGVQVASFKKPSTLELDHDFLWRIHHETPQKGEIRIFDRSHYEDITAVRVHKLAPPEIWQRRFDHINNFERLLTDEGTTIIKLFLHIDRDEQKKRLESRLRIPEKRWKFDPSDLHARSAWEGYMDAYNESLTRTNTKWARWHVVPANHKWLRNLLVARVIIETLKGLKMTYPQPKIPDELLKFD from the coding sequence ATGCCCAAACGCGTCCCCTGCCTGAAACCACTTCCTCTCGACGAGCCCGTAGAACTCCGGAAGATCGATCCCGCGCAGAGAGGACTCTTCAATCCCGGCAAGAGTGACTCCCGATCCGCCCTCGATAGTCTCTGCCGTGAGCTCGCCGGCCTGCAAAGACTGGTCTACGCCGAGCATAAGCACGCCGTCCTTCTCGTGCTCCAGGGAATGGATACAAGCGGCAAGAACGGGACCATCCGCAATGTCTTTCATCTGGCCGATCCGGTCGGCGTTCAGGTCGCCAGCTTCAAGAAGCCCAGCACGCTCGAGCTCGACCATGATTTCCTCTGGCGGATCCATCACGAAACGCCCCAGAAAGGGGAGATCCGCATCTTTGATCGAAGCCACTACGAAGACATCACCGCCGTCCGCGTCCACAAACTGGCCCCTCCGGAAATCTGGCAGCGCCGATTCGACCACATCAACAATTTCGAACGCCTTCTGACCGACGAAGGCACGACCATCATCAAACTCTTCCTCCACATCGACCGGGATGAGCAGAAAAAACGGCTCGAGTCCCGCCTGCGCATTCCGGAGAAGCGCTGGAAATTCGACCCGAGCGATCTCCACGCCCGTTCCGCCTGGGAAGGGTATATGGACGCCTATAATGAATCCCTCACCCGAACGAACACCAAGTGGGCCCGCTGGCACGTCGTTCCCGCCAACCACAAGTGGCTGCGCAACCTGCTCGTCGCCCGCGTCATCATCGAAACCCTGAAGGGCCTCAAGATGACCTACCCCCAGCCCAAGATCCCTGACGAACTGCTGAAGTTCGATTGA
- a CDS encoding DUF4126 domain-containing protein, with protein MAIAFSIALGLGLSAACGFRVFVPLLALSAAAHAGQVSLAPGFAWIGTEAALLVFAVASVCEIAAYAFPVFDNFLDTLATPAAVIAGSLLTASVAFELAPLARWSLALIAGGGIAGLIQVATTATRAGSTAVTGGMGNLVVSKAEFIGSATLSFLAVFLPFAALGVTLVLIVYATVRILRRRQRLKHSVNS; from the coding sequence GTGGCCATCGCCTTCAGCATCGCATTGGGACTCGGGTTGAGCGCGGCCTGTGGATTCCGGGTCTTTGTGCCCCTGCTCGCACTCAGCGCGGCCGCCCATGCCGGCCAGGTCAGTCTGGCTCCCGGATTTGCCTGGATCGGCACCGAGGCGGCCCTCCTCGTCTTCGCCGTCGCCTCAGTCTGTGAAATCGCGGCCTACGCCTTCCCCGTTTTCGACAATTTCCTCGACACCCTCGCCACCCCCGCCGCCGTCATCGCCGGCAGCCTGCTGACCGCATCCGTTGCCTTCGAGCTGGCTCCCCTTGCCCGCTGGTCGCTCGCCCTGATCGCCGGCGGCGGTATCGCCGGGCTTATCCAGGTCGCGACAACCGCAACCCGGGCGGGTTCGACCGCGGTGACCGGAGGCATGGGCAACCTGGTCGTGTCCAAGGCAGAATTCATCGGCTCCGCCACCCTCAGTTTTCTCGCGGTCTTCCTGCCCTTTGCCGCGCTCGGCGTGACTCTCGTCCTGATTGTCTATGCAACGGTCCGGATCCTCCGGCGTCGCCAACGTCTGAAACACTCTGTGAACTCCTGA
- a CDS encoding Mur ligase family protein — protein MDLQKACAGRGLFEYHWRMRIYFLGIAGSAMGNAALLMRSLGHEVLGVDTNVYPPMSDVLRSAGIDFREGYDAAALEASGADLVVVGNALSRGNPEIEWLLASRSMAYDSLPAVLRRMALEKRRTIVIAGTHGKTTTTALTAHLLRENGRDPGFLIGGVPRDFPMGNHAGSPADPFVIEGDEYDSAFFDKRSKFIHYAPQIAVLNNLEFDHADIFRDLQDVVRTFSHFVRLVPRDGAILLNGDDPNLVGLLPIPWTRVIRVGEGSSNDLRIEGFSESPEGSRFELVWNGRRWAEVQWSQQGLFNARNAAMACLAAGLAVSPDSPTALRLDGLSRFQGVKRRQEIRGRRGAVILIEDFGHHPTAVGLTLQSLRSRHPGARLVAAFEPRSNTARTRTFQGALVPALSLADRVILAPVDRAERLDPANRLDTIELAGHLTETGAAAEACRSYEETWNALSGEVRADPDRPTVVVLFSNGSFGGVIARLADLMREKDGGRRAEAG, from the coding sequence ATGGATCTCCAGAAAGCTTGCGCGGGTCGGGGTCTTTTCGAATACCATTGGCGGATGCGGATCTACTTCCTCGGCATCGCCGGTTCAGCCATGGGCAATGCGGCGCTGCTCATGCGTTCGCTCGGTCATGAGGTTCTCGGCGTGGACACCAATGTCTATCCTCCGATGAGCGATGTCCTGCGGTCTGCCGGCATTGATTTCCGGGAGGGGTATGATGCGGCGGCTCTCGAAGCGAGCGGGGCGGACCTGGTTGTCGTCGGCAATGCGCTTTCCCGGGGAAATCCCGAGATCGAATGGCTCCTCGCTTCCCGTTCGATGGCCTATGACTCACTGCCGGCGGTTCTGCGCCGGATGGCGCTTGAGAAGCGGCGGACAATCGTGATTGCCGGGACCCACGGCAAGACGACGACAACGGCCTTGACCGCTCATCTTCTGCGCGAAAACGGGCGTGACCCGGGTTTCCTGATCGGCGGAGTGCCCCGTGATTTTCCGATGGGCAACCACGCCGGAAGCCCGGCTGATCCCTTTGTGATCGAGGGCGATGAATACGACAGCGCCTTCTTCGACAAACGGAGCAAATTCATACACTACGCGCCGCAGATTGCGGTCCTGAACAACCTGGAGTTCGACCATGCGGACATCTTTCGCGACCTCCAGGACGTGGTGAGGACATTTTCGCATTTTGTCCGACTCGTTCCGAGAGACGGTGCCATCCTCCTCAACGGCGACGACCCCAACCTGGTCGGACTGCTTCCAATCCCCTGGACGCGGGTGATCCGGGTGGGCGAAGGTTCCTCCAATGATCTGAGGATCGAGGGTTTCTCGGAGTCGCCGGAGGGTTCCCGGTTTGAACTGGTCTGGAACGGCCGACGATGGGCGGAAGTTCAATGGTCTCAGCAGGGCTTGTTCAATGCCCGCAACGCCGCGATGGCCTGCCTGGCGGCTGGTCTGGCGGTTTCACCGGACAGTCCGACGGCGCTTCGCCTCGACGGACTGTCCCGATTTCAGGGGGTCAAACGTCGCCAGGAAATCCGGGGACGGCGTGGGGCGGTCATCCTCATTGAAGACTTCGGTCATCACCCGACCGCGGTCGGTTTGACCCTGCAATCGCTTCGAAGCCGCCATCCCGGGGCGCGCCTCGTCGCCGCTTTTGAACCCAGGAGCAATACGGCCCGCACGCGGACCTTCCAGGGCGCGTTGGTCCCGGCCCTTTCCCTAGCGGACCGGGTGATTCTCGCGCCGGTCGACCGGGCCGAGCGGCTGGATCCGGCGAACCGGTTGGACACAATCGAGTTGGCCGGGCACCTGACCGAGACGGGGGCGGCGGCCGAGGCCTGTCGGTCTTATGAAGAGACGTGGAACGCTCTTTCAGGCGAAGTGCGGGCGGATCCGGATCGACCGACGGTTGTGGTCCTGTTCAGCAACGGATCCTTCGGCGGGGTCATCGCCCGGTTGGCGGATCTGATGAGGGAGAAAGACGGAGGGCGGAGAGCAGAAGCCGGTTGA